Genomic window (Athene noctua chromosome 20, bAthNoc1.hap1.1, whole genome shotgun sequence):
ACCAACCTGGATGACCAGGGCCTGGTGGTGAGTACTGCGCCTCGTACCGAGGGGCACATCACTCAGCCCAGAAGTGACCTAGGCTTTTTGCCATGAATATTATGGGACTTTAGTAGAGTGTTGAGCAGCTTGCTGCACTGACAGCAAGGAGGCAGAGTTGGACAGGACCTGCATTTGCTGGTCTGGCTCAAGGAACCTCCTTCATCTGGTCCTGACAAGCCCCTGTGGTTTCTTGGTGGTTCCTAGAGCATCTGCTCTGCCCGATTCTGCTTTTGCTTGCTGTGAGGTTCAGAACCACCCAGGCTCATGTCTCTAAGCTCTTGGCTTGAATCTGCTAGCTCAGGACATCTACAGGTTGAGGACTGCTCTCACAGCAGTCAATTGGACCACCAGTTTTCTAGTGTTATGTCTAGTTTTAATCAAAACATGACCCTTGGGagcccctgcagctcttcttgaaTGTTTGCCCTGTTGTCTGGCATACTTCTGTTTGAGGTATTTACCGTGCAAAGCAGCCCATGCTTCCCTTCACTCAGTTCCTTTTCTGGCCATTGAAATGTCTCCGTTTGCCCAAGCAATTCCTCTCAGTTTAGACACAAGCAAGTAGGCAGTGCAGCACCTTCCTCTTAGCCTCTGCTTGCCGCATGTAACTTTGTGAAAGGTGGGCAGCAGCTTTGGTCAGAAAACCGAACTGATCCCATGGACAGAAGGCAGCTGGCTGTTCCTTTGGTGGGAAATGCAGCTTCtgtcctgccccagcagctcagctggctgggctgtggcctcgCTGTAGAGAGTAGAGGTCAGAAAGCAAAACCCATCAGATGCCTGTGGCAGAAAACTGCAAGACccttaatttctctttttgtcACGTGGTGGTGGTGAAATAGGGATCATGCATTCTCCACCCTGGATTGCCAGTGTTGGTAGTTGTGTCTATTGGGAATTGATACATGTCAGAAGTGAAAGGCACATAGAGCACCCTGCAGCTCATATTTGAGCAGGGatcaaatgttttcctttgataACTGGGCTGTACCTTGAGAACGTGCCATTGCCAGTGGGTGCAGAAACGAGTGGGACTGATCATGAGGTTATCTGACTCTTGGCTTAGGTCCTCTGCAGCTTCACCCCTTACTGAAAGCTTTGGGGGTTGTTTGCTGCCAGCACAAGGTGTTCTTGCAGTGTGCCTtaagggggtgggggaggagggggggaccTTGGGGCTGGGGTTCTCACACTCTGGGCAAGGCAGGGTGCAGCAGTAAGAGCTCCCAGATGCAGACAGGCTGTTGCCTACTGGAGGATGTGGAGTGCGAGCTGGTTCTTTGTGGGTCCAAGACTTCCCACCTGCCTCAGCTCTCCCATGTTTACCTTGTGCCAGACAGTCCAGCTGTGCTTGCGGTCACCTGCTCTCACACCGCTTGCACGCGCAGCACAGTGGTGGCAGGCTCTGTCTGGGTGCTCCCGTGCCCTTCTCAAGCTATTTGTCACCCAACCACCCAGTCCCACTGGCTCAGTGGACACTGCCCCTAGCTAGGTGTAGAAAATGTGTTGTGCTCAGCCATTCCCACTCATTTTCTGAGTCAGGGAGTgaaaagtgctgctgctgaagaaaatgGATGTTGGATGCTCCCCAGGGCTAGCGCTGGGGGGAGGAGTGGTTTCTCTGGGTCAGGAAGGAGAACAGTGCTCCTGAGTCCTGGGTTTGCTGTGCCCCAGCCTGTGTTTGAGACTTTATCTGTGGGGAGATCAGCTGTGATgactcttttctctctccttgtccCCAGCATGCAGAACAAGAGATCTTTGAGAGGTTAGTACCTGACTGCTCTGGGTCCTTTCCCAGCCCGCTGCCCCACCCCAAGCTTGCCTGCACCCTCCAAGGCTCCCTTGCACTGTGAGCAGCATGCCATTGCTCAGGCAGAAGGTGACacccctgctttcctcccttgTGCTGCTTTTGttgaatcccagaatcatccgggttggaaaagcccttgaagctcctccagtccaaccatgaccctcaccctgaccgttcccaactcccccagatctctcagcgctggctcagcccgactcttcaacccctccaggggtggggactccccccctgccctgggcagcccattccaacgcccaacagccccttctgcacagaaatccttcctcagagccagcctgaccctgccctgggcagcttgaggccattccctcttgtcctggtgctggttccttggctccagagactcatcccccctctctgcaccctcctgtcagggagctgtagagggccaggaggtctcccctcagcctcctcttctccagactaaaccccccagttccctcagccgctccccagcagacctgtgctccagaccctgcaccagctccgttgcccttctctggccatgctcgagtcactcaatggcctttttggggtgaggggcccaaaactgaacccacccatcgaggggcggcctcaccagtgctgagcacaggggtcagatcccttccctgtccctgctggccacactagtgctgatacaagccaggatgccattggccttcttggccacctgggcacactgctggctcatgttcagttgaCTGGCAatcacgccccccccccccccgcaggtccctctctgactggcagctctccagccactcctccccaagcgtgtagcgctgctgggggttgtacctggcacttggccttatAGAAACTCATACTATTGGCCTTGAGGACAAGGACAGAGCCCCAAGATGCCAGTGTGGCCTCTTGTCTGCTTCCCATGCTGCACTGCAGCTCAAGATGAAGTCTTGGCACCTAAAAACGCTCCATGTGCGATGTCTCCTCAGAGGCGTTGCCAGATGTGCTGGCTCTTGCTTACAGGAGTCCTTCTCCAGCTCCTTAGTAGAATCCACAGAGATGGAGCCAGCCTGGCCTCTTGGCAGGAGGTAGGATTGTTCTCCTTGAAAGCTTGTGTGCTctgtgcctgggggctgctgggcagCGTCGCCCAGAGGGGCagtgtgctgcctcctctccagccaGTCACCATCAGGGACATGGGGCTGCCCTTCCCTGAGAAGGCAGCTTGGTGGCTGCGTTTTTACAGGTGTTTATTGCTGTGGCTGCAAGGGTGCTAGTGAGCACTGGTTGGACTTTGATACCCAGAGGACTTTCAGGAGTATTTTTGCCAGGACTTGCTGTAGAGAGTAAAAAATTGGCCACAGCACATCCCCAGCAGCCAGTGCCAGAGTGTTTACTTATAACAGTAGGTTCATGTGTGTACTGCAGGCCACAGGAACCCAGCAAATCCTCAGTCTCCTTGCTACGCTGTATGAAACCCAGAGTCCCAGCTTGCTCTCCTGTTTTATCCCCCTTTGCTCTGAGAGCGAGCCTTTGTTGACAGAGGGAAATCTGATTCTCTCACTGCAGCCTGTTCTTTGTGCTCCTCATGTACCTTGATGGCCATTCTCAGACATGTTTAATCTATGCTGAGTGAGGAGGCTGTTGACTCAGGCTGCTGGGATTGTATTTTGAAACATGAGGCCCTTTCAGAAGGGCCTGTAATCAAAGCCAACCGAAAGTTTCACTTGAGAGGAGAGTTTGTCCAGAAATCCCCAGTGCAGTTTCTCTGCAGCAAGTGCTCCTCCTCCAACTGCTCCAGCCCATAGTTCTGTCTTAAGATCACTGTCATACTTCCTAGTGATCTTAAACACCAGCAATGGTCAATAAATCATTGTATTTTGAAATAACTCTTGTGTTCCTTTGCTAGGACAGAGGTGGCGGAGGGAATCTTAGAGCCCCAGGAGTCCCTGAAGTTAAACTTTAATCAGACCTGTGTTCAGAGTCCACTGCTGCATCGACTATGGGCCTCTGCTGTTCTCTGCTGCATGGCAGGTCAGTGTCTCACTCAGGTCTCACGTGCTCTGGGGATTCTTGCATGTTCATTCCTGTTGTGCCCAAAGAAACAGTCTGATGCTGTGTCCTGCCTGAGACATGGGGCATCCTGCCCTCCTCTGCTTGGAGCCCCCCAGGCAagggggcagcagcagctgtagGAGGtttgggaggggggacaggggctCAGAGCAGCTGGTTGTGGCTGAGAACAGGCATTTGAAAAGACTTTGTCTTTGATCAGCTCTGTTGATAAACCTCACTTGGTTTCTTTTGCTATTTCCTGGGTCACTTGGTGACAGCAGTGAAGCTAATGCTGCTGCAAGGAATCTCTCACAGAAATTCCTCTTTACCGTGTTCAGCAGTGGCCTGTTGGTGATTTTAACAGAGGGTGAACATGTGGTGTCTGTGAGATGCTCTGACATGCTGGAACAAGAAGTGAGTAAATGCAGTAGCTTTCAGATCATAAGCTGAGATTGTGGCTGTGCGTGAGCTCGTGGTTTTAGAGACATCTGTGGtctgcttcagctctgctgtACAGCTGAGGTGGTGTTGGAGGCGTTTGTCAGGCCAGGGACATGCTCTGGGTACAGTTTTACCAGGTTGGTGTTGACTCTGTTGAGCAGGGAGAGGTGTTCTTCCGGCCGTGATCTGCTTGAATTGATGATtgtgaaatgtttgcttttacttttgcTTCCAGGACATTGTTAGAGtatttcaaatgtgttttttGTTCCTTAAAGGTGGCAATATCCTTCAAAATTTGGAAACAGTTGTCCTGTGTGCCACCTCATGAACAATCCCTGGGGTCACTGTCTCTGGACAGAGATGTTAACCGTGTTAATTTACTTGCTCAGCATCCCTTGTCTCTCTTGAAGTGGCAGGGCCACTCTAATGGGTGCTGTAcacaaagaaaatagattttggGCTGAGGTGAATTCCAGGTGGAATTGTTCATCAGAATATATGGGAATAGCTGAAGGGTGGATTTAATCATGACAAAACACTTGTCTGTGGGAAAATTTGCTGATCTGAATTACTCTGCTGTTACTCTGCCAGTGCTCCCCCTCCCTCAGATGCTCCCCTGTAATAATTCCACAGCAAAGCTACGTGGCTGTCACTGGGCTGGTATTTCCTCATGCAGATGACCTCTGTACGTGAACACCAGAATGCAATCCTGTACCTATGTTTAGTGCCCTTCTTCTGTCAGAGGGAGATAAAGTCTCGTACTGCTTCATTTCCTATGAATTCATATCAGTGTTTGGCTTCCTGGAAAGGGGACAGTGTGGTGGGCAGGCATTCTGCAAAGTGTTTGGCTGCTGCTCAGTGAAATAAATTATCAAACGAACAAGGTTATCTGCTTCAACTGGAAGGGGATGCTGTCTTCATCTCCTCTTTCTGCTCGCTGCTGACTGCAATGGCTTCCACCTGACATCCAAGCATGCATGGCACTTCCACATTGTGCAAATCGATAACTCAGCTTTGGTTTGTCTCTtgctggggagcactggggcaggTGCAGCCCTAGGAAAACCCttcagccagcactgctggtgtCAGAGGGATGCTGACCTGGGTCCGTGTAGGTGCTGGAGCACGCTGGGCTCTGGGGCGACCCCGTTCAGGGTGCAGCATAATGGTTTGATTCTTTAAGGGCCTCATCCTGCCACGTGCTGGATGCCGAGCAGAGGGTGGCTGGGAAGTTGCCGGAGCAGGCATGACATGGTAGAGCTCTTGCTGGAGGTAGGGCTGGGAAAGCAAATGACTCACATGCTCCAGCCTTatttctgtggtggtttaagaCCTAAAGTGAATGAGTGAGGGTGGAGAAGGCAGGGCAAGGAGGGGCACCCACAGGTAGAAACTTGGTCTCCCTGGGAGCAGGCAAGTCTGCTGGGCATTAGCCTTGTCTCTTTGCAAATTTACAGTGAGGGAAACAGTCGTGCAGTTATTCGGCGCTTGCACGTGGTCTGCAGACCTGCTGAGGGCTCTGGTGGGGGGAGCATGCAGCCAGGGCAGGGcaaggggtgctgggtgctgtcaGCCCGCGGCCTGGAGAGGAGCAGGCGCCCCCCACCAGCCTGGCtctcagcctgggctgcagctcaCTGGGTTTGTTCTGTGGCACAAGGGCAGCTGGGCAGCCCCTTAATTCACAACAAAAGCAAATTGAGTCGTAGCCAAGCTCATCAATAATGCCTGGTGCCACATCCCTCTACTGCTCCAAACACTATCAGAGTGTGCAATGACTTGAGGAAAGGGTTttcccctgcccagccctctccttcctcctcattccTGTATTACCAGCTTTGCAGGTTTTCTGcaaacagccctgctgcccttgCGAAGGCTCTTGACTCGCCTGGCTGAGTGGGGGGAGAAGTCAGGTCCTACTCACAGACAGTGGGAGAGGACAAGGGCTGAGGTTTGGGTCTCTCCCAAAAGCGGGATAAACCAAACCTGCTGAGTTCTGTTTTGTGGGGATTTGGGCCAGAGTCAGGGTAAGATGACTGACTTCACAGGAGTACTAGTGTGCAGGTGGAGAGGTGTCTGGTGAAGTCCGGGCTTTGGTGAGTCTCTACATTGTTCTGGCCCTGGCTTGAGAGGGGAAGCTGCGGGGAGCTGGCACCCAGCCCGAGCCCCTAACACCATGTCACCCCAGGGGAGCAGATGGGTCCTCAGGAGTGATGTGTGAGGAAAGggtggatgtggtgtttgtttctgATGGGTGGTTCAGGTGGGGGCCACTGAGTTATTGCTCACCACATGGCTTCTCTTGCAGGCTCACAGGAGATTCACATCGATGAGAAAACCATCAGCCCCCACCTCAGCCTGTTGGAAGACAAGAAAACCCTGACCTTCAGCCCCAAGAAAGCAAAGGTGGACTTGGACTGCCCTGAGCGGTTTGACCACTGGCCCAATGCTTTGGCTACTGCAGCTTTCCACTCGGGAGTCTGCACGTGGAAGATCAGCGTGGAGAAGAGCTGCGCTTACAAGCTGGGGGTTTGCTACAGCTCCCTGCCACGGAAAGGGTCTGGCAATGAAGCCCGCCTGGGCTTCAACGCTGCCTCCTGGGTCTTCTCACGCTACGACAAGGAGTTCCGGTTCCTGCACGCCGGGCACCCGCAGGCGGTGGAGCTGATCAAGTCTCCGGCCGAGATCGGGGTGCTGGTTGACTTTGCGGGAGGGGAGGTGCTTTTTTACGACCCTGATTCCGGCACCATCCTCTTCTCCCACAGGGAGACTTTCCGGGAGCCCCTCTATCCTGTCTTTGCTGTGGCGCACCAGAGCATCTCGCTTGTCCAGTGAGCGAAGCCCTGGGCTCGCTGGGGGGTGAGCTGTATATACACCATACAGTACCTTTATGGGGGGAAGGAGCCCAGGCAGGGCTATGGCGTGTGTACACTGGTGGTCAGACAACACCTGCCTTCCAACTACATCTGTTCTTCACATGTTTTACAGCGGCTTTCCTCTCCTCCAGGCTACACCACCTCTGCCATGCCAGGGTGAGGGTAATGCCTGGCTCTGCCAGCTGCTTTTAGGTGAATCATTTAATATCTCTCTGACCAAGGGCAGCTTTCCAGTCTCCCAGTTggctttagaaaacagaaaaaatattaagagatGTGGTTGGAGAAATGTCAGGAAGGAGGCATGTGGAAAGGGCCATCACTGGGACACAGCTGGATACGCTTTTTGGGGGAACACAGGGGGCTGtcaccctgtgggggacccatgctgggaCAGGGACATCCCTGAGGGGCTGTGGCCCATGGAGGAGCCCATGTCAGAGCAGAGTAAGAAGCAAGGAGCAGCAGAACGAAACCTAACCTGAGCTGCTCCTCACCTCGCCTGAGGGAGTGGGGGGTTGAGCATAATGTGGTGAAAACACAGGGAGCTGATgtcagggaggaaggagaggtgtTGGACTGAAGCTGAGCCAGGGAAAAGGGCAGGAGAGGTGCTTATCTGcttaaaatttgtctttatttctcaATACCCAGATCAGTAAGGTCTGTTAATTGGTAATACATTAAAGTGAAATTGCCCAACTGCAGACTGTTTTGCCCACAGTGGGAGACCGGCAACTCCCTCCTGGCCACTGATGTCAGGAAGCGATGAGGGGATGCTGGTGAGGTGGCAAACCTGGGGTACACCGAGGCATGCAGGGCCTGCACGGGGGGTTCCTGGGTGCTCTGCTCGAGGCCTTCCCTGGGATGGGACCAACCCCAGCTCTGCTGATGCACTTGCACAGGGGATGCTTGTGTCTCTCCCTGGGGTTACTGAGAGGGGATAAACCTCAACatctgcctccatccctcccgcCAGAATGAGCCTTTGGGAGTGCTGCTTGACCCCGTCCCCAGCTCCATTAGGGGAAGACCCCACTTCTGACCCTCTTCCATAGTGTTTGTTAGAGCTATGAAAGACAGCAGCAACAACGCTGAGCATCAGATGCATTTTATTGCTCCGCAGGCAGCACTGTTCCCTGTGCTCAGAAGTGCTCCCTTCTTTTCCCTGCCCAATCAGCAGCAAGAAATCACAGGCCAGGACTGGTTCGCTGCTCggcagcagcactgctcccccGAAACACAGCTACCCCTTCTCAATCAGAGCCAGGAGGTGGCTGAGCGTGGGCAGGACGTGCTCGGGGGGTACCTCTGTCTCCTCACCCTGCCCGGCCACCCGGAGCAGAAAGCTGTGCATGCCCACGGCTCGGGCTGCCTGGTAATCCCGGGTGTAGTCGTCCCCCACATGAGCCGCCTGCTCCGGGGTGACCCCGCCAAGGCGCAGGGCTTTCTCAAAGATCCTCCTGTCTGGCTTGGCAAAGCCCACGTCCTCGGAGGTGAGGATGAATTCAAAGTGGTGCCTCAGATTGCACTGGGAGAGGATATTTTCCAGCCGGTTATCGAAGTTGGAAACAACCCCCATGTGGAAGCCACGCTGGCAACACTGGCTCAGGGTCTCGTGGGCTCCCGGCAGCACCTCCCAGTTACAGGCGCTGCAGAAGTCATGGTAGAGGGTTTCTGCCATCAGTGTTAGGACTCCATCATCGTGCACGCCTGAGAGCCTGAAGGTCTGCTTCACAACATCGACCCACCACTGCCGGGAGCTGAGCCCCTGGCCCCGGCCGTAGTTGGGGAAATGCCGGCTCTGGGCTCCATACGCCTCCTGAAACGACCGACCGAGAGCCTCTGGCTGCACCTGGACCCCCCGAGCCCGGGCCTCGGCCGCATAGCGCTCACCCACCGGCTGCCGCAGCCGCAGCAGCGTGTCCTTCACGTCCCACGTTAGTAAGCGGAGCCTAAGCATGGGCTCAGGACTAAGGGAAACCTAAAACGAACAGGGGGGTGAGAGCCGGGTGCTCTGCTGAAGGGAGTCGGTACCGAGCGCGGCTCACGCTGGTGGTTCAGAAAGGGGTGGGCACCGGCCTGCTGCCCGCGTCACACCCACTCGTGTCAGTGTCCCTCGTGGGGGGCTCTGCATCGCGATATGGCGGGGGAGCCCTGCCCCTAGTCCCGCGGTGCAAGGTCTCCCAGGCCGGGGCAGCCGCCCCGCCCGCTCGCCGCGGGGCGGGTGCCCCTGGGGCCGTACCACGGtgtggcggggctgggggtgcggggCGCTCCCGGGAACGCCTGGGTGCGGGCGAGCTGGGCCCAGGCGGGCCAGGAGGtgcggggaggggccgggccggggctacGCGCGGTCCCGGGGCCCACGGGCCAGCCCGCCCCCAGCTCCGCCGCGCCACGCCTGCCCCGGAAGTCCCGCCCCCCACCCCGGAAGTCCCGCCCCACCCCGGAAGTCCCCCCCGCCCGCGCTCaggcccgtcccgccgccgccgcctcctccctcAGCCAGCGCAGGAGCTGCGGCGCGAAGTACGTGATGATGGCGTCGGCCCCTGCGGAGAGACGAGACGCTGGAGCCGGCCCGGGGAAGGGGGACGAGGGGGCAGGgtcggggtggggaggggg
Coding sequences:
- the BSPRY gene encoding B box and SPRY domain-containing protein isoform X2, with protein sequence MAQRGGRALAERAAALRNKLVDRCERLQLQSAAIARHVDEVLPAKDQGVLNAANAARELVIQRLIFVGNACENEEQRLLERVHTEEERAHQSILTQRVHWTEALQKLAALRTYLVDMITNLDDQGLVHAEQEIFERTEVAEGILEPQESLKLNFNQTCVQSPLLHRLWASAVLCCMAGSQEIHIDEKTISPHLSLLEDKKTLTFSPKKAKVDLDCPERFDHWPNALATAAFHSGVCTWKISVEKSCAYKLGVCYSSLPRKGSGNEARLGFNAASWVFSRYDKEFRFLHAGHPQAVELIKSPAEIGVLVDFAGGEVLFYDPDSGTILFSHRETFREPLYPVFAVAHQSISLVQ
- the HDHD3 gene encoding haloacid dehalogenase-like hydrolase domain-containing protein 3, whose amino-acid sequence is MLRLRLLTWDVKDTLLRLRQPVGERYAAEARARGVQVQPEALGRSFQEAYGAQSRHFPNYGRGQGLSSRQWWVDVVKQTFRLSGVHDDGVLTLMAETLYHDFCSACNWEVLPGAHETLSQCCQRGFHMGVVSNFDNRLENILSQCNLRHHFEFILTSEDVGFAKPDRRIFEKALRLGGVTPEQAAHVGDDYTRDYQAARAVGMHSFLLRVAGQGEETEVPPEHVLPTLSHLLALIEKG
- the BSPRY gene encoding B box and SPRY domain-containing protein isoform X1: MAQRGGRALAERAAALRNKLVDRCERLQLQSAAIARHVDEVLPAKDQGVLNAANAARELVIQRLIFVGNACENEEQRLLERVHTEEERAHQSILTQRVHWTEALQKLAALRTYLVDMITNLDDQGLVHAEQEIFERGVARCAGSCLQESFSSSLVESTEMEPAWPLGRRTEVAEGILEPQESLKLNFNQTCVQSPLLHRLWASAVLCCMAGSQEIHIDEKTISPHLSLLEDKKTLTFSPKKAKVDLDCPERFDHWPNALATAAFHSGVCTWKISVEKSCAYKLGVCYSSLPRKGSGNEARLGFNAASWVFSRYDKEFRFLHAGHPQAVELIKSPAEIGVLVDFAGGEVLFYDPDSGTILFSHRETFREPLYPVFAVAHQSISLVQ